From the Oceanidesulfovibrio indonesiensis genome, the window GCATGGAGAATGTCCCTTCCGCCATTACCTGTTGCACGGCGCATATGAAGGAAGGTTCCCCAATCCGTTTTTCGACTCGGCCTGGTACCTGTCAGTCAACGCCGATGTAGCCGCGACCGGGGAGAATCCTCTGATCCATTACGCATATCATGGATGGAAGGAGGGCCGGCGTCCTTGTCCGAATTTTTCGCCCGCCTCCTACCTTTTCAGTAATCCGGATGTCGAACGAGCCAATGTAGAACCGCTTAAGCACTACTTGCATGTTGGTCTGCTGGAAGGAAGACATCTCTAACAGGCAGTTGAAATACGTCAGCGTGCGGTGCTGCTTCAAAAAAGATCAGAATCTGATGTACAACAAAAATATGGTTCAACCTTGATCTTTACTCGCGTTATGCAAGCAATCATTTTCGAGCAGCATGCAAAATGGGTTTTTCAACTGTTTCACCACAAAGAACATGTCCGCAATGAAAACTGCGTTGTCAATGTTGCGAACAAGAAACCGCACGGATGAAGCATGACCAGAAAAACTGCGTTGATTACGGGCGTTACCGGACAAGACGGCGCATACCTTGCCCGCTTTCTTCTCCAGAAAGGGTACGAGGTGCATGGCATCAAACGCCGCGCCTCCTCGTTCAACACCGAACGCATCGATGAGATATATGAAGGGCCGCACTCGGAATCGAGAGATTTTATCCTGCACTATGGAGACATGACGGACTCCACCAACCTTATCCGTATCCTTCAGTCGGTCAAACCGGATGAAATATACAACCTGGCGGCGCAAAGCCATGTGGCGGTCTCGTTCGAAACGCCCGAATCCACAGCCGATGCTGTGGCGTTGGGCCCCATGCGCCTTTTGGAGGCTATCCGCATCCTGGGCATGAATAAAACGACCCGCTTCTATCAGGCTTCCACATCGGAGTTGTACGGCAAGGTACTGGAGACTCCTCAGACCGAGACGACGCCTTTTTATCCGCGTTCGCCCTATGGCGTCGCCAAGCTGTATGCCTACTGGATTTGCGTAAACTATCGAGAATCATATGGGATGTTTGCCTGCAACGGCATACTGTTCAACCACGAGTCGCCCATGCGTGGTGAAACCTTTGTGACGCGCAAGATCACACGCGCGCTTGCCCGCATAAAGCTCGGCCTCGAGGACACCCTGTACCTAGGCAACCTGAACGCTCTGCGCGATTGGGGCCACGCAAAGGATTACGTCGAAATGCAGTGGCTGATGCTCCAGCAGGACGAGCCGGACGACTACGTCATTGCCACGGGCCGCCAACACTCCGTGCGCAGGATGGTTGAAGTGGCAGCGGCAGAGCTGGGAATTGCAATCGAGTGGAAAGGCAAGGGCGTCGACGAAAAGGGCTACGACGCCAGGACCGGTAAGTGCATCGTAGCTGTCGATCCGCGTTATTTCCGTCCTGCAGAGGTCGAGACTTTGCTCGGCGACCCGAGCAAAGCGAAAAGGAAACTGGGATGGGAGCCGCGGATCACTTTTGAAGAGATGGTCCGCGAAATGGTGCTGCACGACCTGCAAGAGGCCGAACGCGACGCACTGTGCCTGCGGGAAGGTTACACGGTCAACGCCAAGCGCGAGTAAGTGGGGCTTTTACATTGCTACCAGTCCTTGGGTGGAATCTGTTCAAATTGTTCGCAATGAATGTTGCTAGTTTTAGCTATTTCGGGATGCACATAAAACGAATCGAAACAGTAATTTTTTACAAATACATAACCATTGTCAAAAAGAATGCTGTTCACTTTTGGTGTTGGTCTTTCGACTGTGATGCATAGAAACCTGTATTTCGAAAAATCGAAACTCGAAATAATTCTTTCCTCTGCACCTTCAACATCCAGAGAGAAATAATCGATAGTTTCAGGGGCATTGTTTTTTTGCAAGATATTGGCCAGTGTGTCTGTCTTTAATGAGATTATATCAGCTTTTGCCAATTGGTCGCCTCTTATTCGATAGCTATTGTCCGTGTCTTCGGATACGATTCCACCAAGTTGTCCGTTGTCGACACGAAATTTCACAAATTCAATTTTGTCGCTGACAACTGAGTTGTTGCAAATGCAGTTCCTCTCGGCTTTTAGTGCTTTGAAGAAATCAGGATTCGGCTCAATGCATATGCCGCTCCAGCGAAATTGTTTTTCTAAGACATATGTGTTGCTATGCGTTACACCATCGGCTGCTGCCAGATCGAGAAAAAAACCACCTATCTTGCCGGGCAGAACTTCTTCCAAAACCCATCGGTCTTGTCTTTTCTGAGACTTGTATAATTGTTTGCTGTTCTGCATTGTTAGGGGAGCCTCGTTGTTTGCGGCGTTGGCAACGCCATGCTAAGCTGGGTAAACATGTGTTCAGGAACAACACAAAATCAACGAAGTAGCAAGTTGATACCGTGATGTCTGCATCTAACACGACTTTGCCGTTTTATGCTACTTTTCTATGCGGCCGAACAGATCAAGGTGCTTCATGCAAAACCATGGGAAGCAAAGCGATTCTGGAACATAGATCTGTACGACTTTGTACTGGACGCGATTGAAAAGGGAACTGGTTCTCGCGGGTTCTTCCATTGGCTCCTGCGACGCTCGCGGGACAAGCCTATGAAAAGGCCATGATGCCTTTCAACAGTCTGTAACTCATTTCCAAAGTTCAAACTATTTTGTGACTGTCATGAACTGTTTCAAATCGTATGACATTCGCGGTGTTGTTCCGGACCAGCTGAATGAGGACATCTCGTATGGAATTGGCAGAGCGTTCATGTCCGAGGTCGACGCCTCGGCGGTCTGCGTGGGGCGCGACATTCGCCTTTCAAGCGAGGCCATTGCCGACGCCCTGATACAGGGCCTGTGCGAGGGCGGCGCCGATATTTTCGATATAGGGCTATGCGGAACCGAAGAAGTCTACTTCCATACATTCAATAAGGGCTTCGGGGGCGGCATCATGGTGACCGCAAGCCATAATCCCGCAAACTATAACGGGATGAAAATGGTCCGGAAAGAAGCCCGACCCATTAGCGGGGACAATGGCCTTTTCGAAATTCGAGACCGGGTCGCCCTGAAGCGTTATGAAACCCCAGTTCGGACCGGCCAGCGGCGTGAACTGGCGGCGCGTTCGGAATATGTCGATTTCCTTTTAAGCCTGGTCGATACTGATTCGTTCGCTTCGCTGAAGATTCTCGCCAACCCGGGAAACGGCTGCGCAGGGCCGGTTGTTCGCGCGCTTGCCGAACATCTGCCGTTCTCTTTCCATTTCGTCCACGAAGAACCGGACGGAACCTTTCCCAACGGCATTCCCAACCCCCTGCTGCCAGACCGGCGGGAGGCCACGTCAAAGGCAGTGGTCGAATCCGGCGCAGACCTCGGGCTTGCCTGGGACGGCGATTTCGACCGGTGTTTTTTCTTCGATGAAAATGGAGACTTTATCGAGGGGTATTATCTCGTAGGGCTCTTGGCCCGAAGCGTCCTGTTCCATCATCCTGGATCAAAAATCATTCACGATCCGAGATTGACATGGAACACCATCGATATTGTAAAGGCGGCCGGCGGAGTACCTGTCATGAGCAAGACCGGCCATGCATTCATCAAGGAGCGCATGCGCCAGGAAGACGCCGTTTATGGCGGCGAGATGAGCGCCCATCACTACTTCAAAGCGTTCGGATACTGCGATAGTGGCATGGTTCCGTGGCTCCTGGTGTGCGAAATATTGAGCCGTACCGGCCAATCCTTATCTCACCTTGTGCGGTCGATGAAAAGCTCGTATCCAGTAAGTGGCGAAATCAATCTGAGAGTACCCGATCCGCAACGCGCCCTTGCCTATGTTGAGGAAGCATGTCGGCCCCTGACGCAACGCATCGATAAAATAGATGGTTTGAGTATGGACCTTGGCGACTGGCGGTTCAACCTGCGTTGCTCAAACACGGAGCCTGTCGTCAGGCTGAACGTCGAAAGCAAGGCAGATGAGACGCTCATGAAGGACAAGACGTCAGAACTTCTGTCCATCCTCGAAAAATTTGGCGAAAATAAGGAACGCTCATGATCCAACCAGTCGTTCTTGCAGGTGGAAAAGGGAGCCGCTTGTGGCCGCTTTCGAGAGAATTGTACCCAAAGCAGTATATTGCGTTTCCTGGAGAAGGGACACTTTTTGAGAAAACGCTTTTACGCACCAGACTTTTTGAACAGGTGGCTACGCCTATAGTGGTATGCAATGTTGAACACCGTTTCCTCGTTGCCGAGCAAATGCAACTATTGAACATGGAAGGTCGGATCATTCTTGAACCGGTAGGGAAAAACACGGCCCCTGCCGCAGCGGTCAGTGCTTTGGTGTGTCAGGAAGAAGACCCTGTACTGCTTGTCATGCCCGCCGACCACAAACTCAATGGCGAGGTCTTGCAAAAGGCGGTGGAGGACGCATTCCCGCTTGCCGAAGACGGATATCTTGTAGCCTTTGGGATCGCCCCGGAAAAGCCCGAGACAGGATACGGTTATCTGCGCAAAGGACAGCCGCTGCCAAAGGGATTCAAGGTGGATTCCTTTGCAGAAAAGCCTTCGCACGATCTGGCGACGCAATATGTGGATTCGGGCGAGTATTTCTGGAATAGCGGCATATTCCTTTTCAGGGCCTCCGCATATCTGCATGAGCTGAAGAAATTTGCTCCTGAGATCAGTTCAGCCTGCACCGAGGCCATAACAGGCATGATTTCGGACCTGGATTTCATGCGGCTTCCGCAGGATGCATTCAAGGCGTGCCCTTCGGATTCCATTGACTATGCAGTGATGGAGAAGACCGATAAATGCGCAATGGTCGTTCTCGAAAATGCCGAGTGGAGCGACCTGGGTTCCTGGAGCGCCATTTACGAAACAGGCGTAAAGGATACCAATGGCAATGTCTGCCAGGGTGAAGTCATGGTCGACAGCGTGAAGAATTGCTATCTTCATGCGGAGTCCAGGTTGATCAGTGCGGTAGGCGTTGAGAATCTGGTCATCGTTGAGACTTCTGATGCAGTTCTTGTTGCGGATAAGAATCAGGTCCAGAATGTTAAGAACATTGTGAACGCTTTGTGCGAAAAAAATGACGAAAAAGCCATTCTGCACAGGAAGGTATACAGGCCATGGGGCTCCTACGAAGGTACCGACAAGGATAAGCGCTTCCAGGTCAAGCGTATAATAGTCAATCCGGGTCAGGTTCTTTCTTTGCAAAAGCACCACCATCGTGCCGAACATTGGGTGGTTGTAAGCGGAACGGCAAAAATAACAGTCGGGGACAACGAAGTTTTACTCACCGAAGACCAATCCACCTACATTCCGATTGGCACAGTCCACCGCCTGGAAAACCCAGGCTGCATCCCCTTGCAGCTGATAGAAATACAAACGGGATCCTATTTAGGCGAAGACGACATCTTACGACTGGATGATGTATATGGACGGGATGGGATTGATGGGTGAGGCATTTTCTTTTGATCTCTGATGCCACGGATCATTGCGATGCGTATCCTGTCTGATAGTGTTGCGATTCTGGCTAAGCGAGCATAAGAAGTTGAAAGATCTGGAAGAGTCCTGTGTGTGCTGAACAACCAGAGTACTCTGATTTACTCTCCATAAATCACCGCTATCGATATTCCGGAACGAATGGTAAATTCTGTTATAATTTGGATTTGCCTGTTACTCTTCCGTGACATGTTGCCTATTGCAAATAGAAAGTAATCATGGACTCATAAAACATATAGCGAACCTTGCCATGGTTTTTAGAAAAACAATCCCACTATTGCTATTCAAAACGTCAGCTAATCTTCGTGCGGAAGTTTCACGATATTATCTGAATTATTTGTGGTGGATAATAGATCCAGTGCTAACAATGGCCACATTTTACGTTGTCTTTGGAATATTTTTGAATCGTGGCATACCACATTTTGTAGCATTTTTGTTGATTGGACTTACAGCATGGAACTGGTTCGCCAGGAGTGTACAACATTCCGCAAATAGTATCTTACAGGGTCGAGGCTTGATGATGCAGGTAGATATTCCAAAAATATTCTTTCCATTGGAGATATTCCTGCGAGATACCTTCAAACACTTATTTGTTGTAGTGCTGTTGCTTGTATTTCTCGTGTTTTATCCGACTCCTGTTTCCGAGACCTGGGTTGCACTGCCTGTGCTCATGATTGCTCAAGCTGCTCTCATATTAAGTATTTCTATAATATGCGCTATGGTTGTTCCGTTTGTTCAAGACCTGTCATTTGTTATTGGAACCGGAATACAACTCATGTTTTTTGGGTCAGGGATTTTTTATCGTATTGAGGATGTTGTGCTGCCCGAGCACCAGCATATATTATACCTCAACCCTATGGCGGGGCTGCTGAAAGAATACAGGAACGTACTCATGTATTCCACGTGGCCGGATTGGGTATATATAGGGAAAATATTTCTCGTGTCGTGTCTGTTGCTGGTGTTTGCGGTGTACATGCTTCGCAAGCTTGATTATATATATCCCAGGATTTCTCAGCAATGAGTAATATCCCTCTTATTACTTTCGAAAATATTGCATGCCGATACAAATATCGTAAAAAAGGGTTACGCTTTGCTTACCACGATGCTCTCAAGGATATCAGTTTCACCCTTTATAAAGGTGAAACCTTAGGCGTTTTGGGGCGCAATGGTGCCGGCAAGTCTACTTTGCTGCGAATCGTTGCAGGCATTGTTCGCCCAGACGCCGGACGTGTAATTAACCATCAACCAGTCTCTATTTCCTTGCTGACTCTCCAGCTTGGTTTCTCTGTCGAATTGAGCGGCCGCGACAATGCCATTCTTGGTGCTTTGATGCTTGGTAAAACTAAAAAGGAAGCGCTGGACAGGCTCGATGCTATTCATGAATTTTCCGATTTAGGGCACTGGTTTTACGAACCGTTGAAGTCGTACTCGTCAGGCATGCGAGCCCGTCTCGGTTTTGCCGTTGCAATGGAGGTGAGTCCGGATATCTTGCTTGTAGACGAAGTTCTCGGGGTTGGTGACGAGGCTTTCCGCGTCAAATCTACTGCAGCCATGAAAGAACGGATGCGATCCGGACAGACCGTGCTTTTCGTTTCGCACAGCCTTCCTTCAATGCGAGAGCTTTGTACTCGGGTTATATGGATTGAAGATGGAGTGACGCGTATGCAAGGTGAAACTATGGAAATATTGCGTGCATATAGAGAACATATGATTGCAACACAAAAATAAGCATGTGTTTAAAGACGCCAGATGTATATGCTGTTGTGCTTAATTTCAATGGCTTGGAATGCAATTCGCGCTGCATTCACTCGCTTCTAGCACAGGATTATCCGACGCTCAGCATTTTATTAGTGGACAATGGTTCTACTGACAATTCTTTGCATGCTGTGCAGGAAGAGTTTGGCGATGCGTTGAACTATCTCATGAATCATGAAAATTTGTACTTCGCTGCAGGCAATAATCGGGGCATTCGGTATGCACTTGATTCGGGTGCAGAATACATATTTATTGTCAACAACGACACTAAACTCGACTCTTGCTGCGTTTCAGAATTAGTGCGTTTTTTGGAAAAACACCCTGGCGCAGGTGGATGCCAGCCGGTTATTCACCATATGGATGAGTCAGGCGAAGTCTCGAATGAGATTGCCTCGGCAGGAGTGCATATTTCGTTGAGCGGCCGTTGCTGGGATGAGCGCAATGACGAGGCCATGAATGTCCTGCCGAAAGTGCCACGTATTGTTAATGGAATCACTGGCGGCGCCATGATGCTTCCAGTTCGGGTGATACGTGATGTAGGAATGTTCAATGAGGACTACGTCATGTATTTTGAAGATGTGGATTTATCATTTCGCATTCTAGAGGCAGGTTACCTTCTATATGCTGTGCCTTCTGCTGAGATGGGGCACGCCGTTGGAACAACAACATCCAAGCACGCTCCACTGTTGCTTATAAACCGCTGTGAAGCGAACAGTTATCGTTTAATCGTCGACCATTTCCCCGGATCGCTTGCGCTCTTTGGGATTATGGCCTCATTTTGCTTTTCTGTTGGTTCGTTAGGCAAGGCGTTGATGCAACGGAATTTTCCTAAGGGGAGGGCGGTATGGAGCGGAATGGTTGAAGGACTTAGCTATTTTTTGAGCCATGGATTCAAGGCATTGCGCAGTCCTAATGGTCTTGTGGTGCGTCGTCATGTTTCAACATCGGTATTGTTTCCCTTGAATCGCCAGCGACGTGGGTCGTGATCTCGCGCTTGATTGATATCCAGCAATGCACATATATTTCGTAAACTATAGCAGATTTGAAGGCTCAAGCGGGATTCACATTCACTTCCTGGCTAATGAACTGGAAAGACTCGGAGTGCGTTGCACGGCTTGCGTCCCTTGCAACTCTAGGGCTAATTCCTACTGCGAAGGGCCGTTATACAGTACGATCACCTTCGGCACATTGAGACGGCGCGCCATGTTTCGTCCTGAAGATTTACTCAAACGTGGTGTCTTGATTCACGCTTGGACTCCTCGCGAGAATGTCCGAAAGTGCATCACGGGCATAAGCAAGCGACTTTCGATTCCATATTTTGTGCATTTGGAAGATAATGAGGAGCATATCTTTGAAGCGCATGTGGGTATGCCTGTGGATCAGTATGATCGTCTTTCTTGGCTTCGCAAGGTCAGGCTTTCCCAGGCGCTCATACACCCAGCGCGCTACCGGGAGTTTATCGCCAAGGCCGCCGGCGTGACGTGCATTGTCGACGCTCTGCAAGAGTTCGTACCCGACAGAGTCCCGTCTCTAACGTTTTGGCCAGCATGCGAATCGGCGTTCTTCAAACTTCCGTATGCTACGGACCAGGAGGTTCGACGGTCGCTGACTATTCCTGAATCTTCTTATGTTGTGACGTATACCGGGAATGTGCATGCGGCAAACCGAAACGAGGTTCAAACACTGTATGCAAGCATTGTTGAACTGAATCGCAGGGGTCATGATGTCCGCCTTCTCCGGTGCGGAACAAATCATGCCTCGATCGAAGATTGTGTGATGCGCAAGGCTGGGCCGTATGTAATTGAGTTGGGAAATCGACCGTCTGGGGAGCTTATCAAATACATCGCTGCAGCAAACATCTTAGTTCAACCCGGTAAGCCTGATCCGTTCAACAATTATCGTTTTCCAAGCAAGCTCCCCATGTACCTTGCGAGTGGTCGGCCGACTATTCTTCCAGCCACTAACATAGGCCACCATCTAAGCGATGGCGAAAATTGCCTT encodes:
- a CDS encoding phosphomannomutase; its protein translation is MNCFKSYDIRGVVPDQLNEDISYGIGRAFMSEVDASAVCVGRDIRLSSEAIADALIQGLCEGGADIFDIGLCGTEEVYFHTFNKGFGGGIMVTASHNPANYNGMKMVRKEARPISGDNGLFEIRDRVALKRYETPVRTGQRRELAARSEYVDFLLSLVDTDSFASLKILANPGNGCAGPVVRALAEHLPFSFHFVHEEPDGTFPNGIPNPLLPDRREATSKAVVESGADLGLAWDGDFDRCFFFDENGDFIEGYYLVGLLARSVLFHHPGSKIIHDPRLTWNTIDIVKAAGGVPVMSKTGHAFIKERMRQEDAVYGGEMSAHHYFKAFGYCDSGMVPWLLVCEILSRTGQSLSHLVRSMKSSYPVSGEINLRVPDPQRALAYVEEACRPLTQRIDKIDGLSMDLGDWRFNLRCSNTEPVVRLNVESKADETLMKDKTSELLSILEKFGENKERS
- a CDS encoding mannose-1-phosphate guanylyltransferase/mannose-6-phosphate isomerase; this encodes MIQPVVLAGGKGSRLWPLSRELYPKQYIAFPGEGTLFEKTLLRTRLFEQVATPIVVCNVEHRFLVAEQMQLLNMEGRIILEPVGKNTAPAAAVSALVCQEEDPVLLVMPADHKLNGEVLQKAVEDAFPLAEDGYLVAFGIAPEKPETGYGYLRKGQPLPKGFKVDSFAEKPSHDLATQYVDSGEYFWNSGIFLFRASAYLHELKKFAPEISSACTEAITGMISDLDFMRLPQDAFKACPSDSIDYAVMEKTDKCAMVVLENAEWSDLGSWSAIYETGVKDTNGNVCQGEVMVDSVKNCYLHAESRLISAVGVENLVIVETSDAVLVADKNQVQNVKNIVNALCEKNDEKAILHRKVYRPWGSYEGTDKDKRFQVKRIIVNPGQVLSLQKHHHRAEHWVVVSGTAKITVGDNEVLLTEDQSTYIPIGTVHRLENPGCIPLQLIEIQTGSYLGEDDILRLDDVYGRDGIDG
- a CDS encoding FkbM family methyltransferase, with amino-acid sequence MQNSKQLYKSQKRQDRWVLEEVLPGKIGGFFLDLAAADGVTHSNTYVLEKQFRWSGICIEPNPDFFKALKAERNCICNNSVVSDKIEFVKFRVDNGQLGGIVSEDTDNSYRIRGDQLAKADIISLKTDTLANILQKNNAPETIDYFSLDVEGAEERIISSFDFSKYRFLCITVERPTPKVNSILFDNGYVFVKNYCFDSFYVHPEIAKTSNIHCEQFEQIPPKDW
- a CDS encoding glycosyltransferase family 2 protein — translated: MCLKTPDVYAVVLNFNGLECNSRCIHSLLAQDYPTLSILLVDNGSTDNSLHAVQEEFGDALNYLMNHENLYFAAGNNRGIRYALDSGAEYIFIVNNDTKLDSCCVSELVRFLEKHPGAGGCQPVIHHMDESGEVSNEIASAGVHISLSGRCWDERNDEAMNVLPKVPRIVNGITGGAMMLPVRVIRDVGMFNEDYVMYFEDVDLSFRILEAGYLLYAVPSAEMGHAVGTTTSKHAPLLLINRCEANSYRLIVDHFPGSLALFGIMASFCFSVGSLGKALMQRNFPKGRAVWSGMVEGLSYFLSHGFKALRSPNGLVVRRHVSTSVLFPLNRQRRGS
- a CDS encoding ABC transporter ATP-binding protein; this translates as MSNIPLITFENIACRYKYRKKGLRFAYHDALKDISFTLYKGETLGVLGRNGAGKSTLLRIVAGIVRPDAGRVINHQPVSISLLTLQLGFSVELSGRDNAILGALMLGKTKKEALDRLDAIHEFSDLGHWFYEPLKSYSSGMRARLGFAVAMEVSPDILLVDEVLGVGDEAFRVKSTAAMKERMRSGQTVLFVSHSLPSMRELCTRVIWIEDGVTRMQGETMEILRAYREHMIATQK
- a CDS encoding ABC transporter permease, with protein sequence MVFRKTIPLLLFKTSANLRAEVSRYYLNYLWWIIDPVLTMATFYVVFGIFLNRGIPHFVAFLLIGLTAWNWFARSVQHSANSILQGRGLMMQVDIPKIFFPLEIFLRDTFKHLFVVVLLLVFLVFYPTPVSETWVALPVLMIAQAALILSISIICAMVVPFVQDLSFVIGTGIQLMFFGSGIFYRIEDVVLPEHQHILYLNPMAGLLKEYRNVLMYSTWPDWVYIGKIFLVSCLLLVFAVYMLRKLDYIYPRISQQ
- the gmd gene encoding GDP-mannose 4,6-dehydratase, with translation MTRKTALITGVTGQDGAYLARFLLQKGYEVHGIKRRASSFNTERIDEIYEGPHSESRDFILHYGDMTDSTNLIRILQSVKPDEIYNLAAQSHVAVSFETPESTADAVALGPMRLLEAIRILGMNKTTRFYQASTSELYGKVLETPQTETTPFYPRSPYGVAKLYAYWICVNYRESYGMFACNGILFNHESPMRGETFVTRKITRALARIKLGLEDTLYLGNLNALRDWGHAKDYVEMQWLMLQQDEPDDYVIATGRQHSVRRMVEVAAAELGIAIEWKGKGVDEKGYDARTGKCIVAVDPRYFRPAEVETLLGDPSKAKRKLGWEPRITFEEMVREMVLHDLQEAERDALCLREGYTVNAKRE
- a CDS encoding glycosyltransferase — encoded protein: MFRPEDLLKRGVLIHAWTPRENVRKCITGISKRLSIPYFVHLEDNEEHIFEAHVGMPVDQYDRLSWLRKVRLSQALIHPARYREFIAKAAGVTCIVDALQEFVPDRVPSLTFWPACESAFFKLPYATDQEVRRSLTIPESSYVVTYTGNVHAANRNEVQTLYASIVELNRRGHDVRLLRCGTNHASIEDCVMRKAGPYVIELGNRPSGELIKYIAAANILVQPGKPDPFNNYRFPSKLPMYLASGRPTILPATNIGHHLSDGENCLLLHTGSTEELVQSIETLINNPSMQTAIGQTGRQYARKWLSWEKSAKKMLTFYERSIGTA